A region of the Melitaea cinxia chromosome 1, ilMelCinx1.1, whole genome shotgun sequence genome:
AGACAATTGTCACTAGGTGGTGCTATTAATGATTAATATCACGTGTATTCTTAGCTGTTATACGAATTTGATACATTGATTCGGATTAGGCCCACTACTATCACCTTCGAATTCTGATCTCAGCATCAAGTAAGTACTATTTATTTCGTGAAGGATAAGGTTGGAACTCAGCTTGTTACTTACATGAACCCTGAAGATGTGACTTGGCAACACAGACGACTTTGTTAGTATCGTGTTTGACTATTAAGGTCAGTTTACTTATATCGTATTCGCACTTTTtggtattttgtttattttacgaCCTCCTTAATCACTCACAACAGTAGTCAGTTTCTACCGGGTTTATTCTACACTTAGCTTGATTTTAAAGTCACTTAATATCTTGTAATTATTGGAAAAACTAATAGCGCTACATAATTACTTGATACATGTGAATAATCCTTAGAGAGTAGATCACACTGGAAACTTTGGACTTACTAAAATACCTTAACAGTGTCTTCCATGATAAGATTATTTGTAATGTCCGTGTAGTTATGAATAACTCTCTTCTAACCAGtttcaaaaatagaattagCCTCCTAGTAAAAACGTTGCTAAGAGAAGTaacgattatttaaatttcaacaactatattaataaattataataagcatttgtatatttttacctTTGACTTTCAGTTTTTATACAGATACTAGTTGTACCCTGCGCGTTTTTATTGCCGTACCaattcagaaacctttgtgggctcatgcacgacactttgctgaagatcatgacatgatcaaatgtatagtttttatatttatagactacctaacccggcaaacgttgtcttgctgcTAAACGCCATTAAAAatggttggtggtagaagggtgaaaataaagggttgtatgtatttttcaatggcaaatcataataaaataaaatcaaaattttgtcaaaaaagtaaaaaaaatatatttaggggtGGGTCCACCTTTATcatttaggggtataaaaatagatgttggccgattctcagacctaacccatatgcacacaaaatttcatgaaaatcggtccggAAGAGCATggtaactaacactgtgacacgagagttttatgtataagaataaatacaatttaaaatacaaattaaatcatCCACCTATAAAATCCATtccaagttttataaattttaacgttttttaaattattttgcgtTGTTAGTTCTATCTGATACGtctattatgataaaaaataatatgaacatTGTTTGTTTCAGCTTTAACTCACAACCTTTTCAATGGCGTATACGAGTTGGCTCCACTAACTATAATAGCGGTGGTGTTCTTGTAACAGTAAATATGATTATCCGTCATGGCAGTTACAATTCTGGAACTGGTGACAATGATGTTGCGATTATGAGAATTGACGGAGCTTTCAATTTTAACAACAACGTACGTGCGGCTCAGATCGCTGGCTACAACCCCGCTGACAACGCGCTTGTGTGGGTAATTGGATGGGGAGTACTTAGTGTAAGTTTCAAGACGTTGTTTTTATGAGTGAAAAAgcctatttatattttctatgtttgtaatacatttaaaatcaaaacgtacatttatttctggtcataataattatattttcggtttagcaataacaataattatgttgcttgcaaacgaaaaaaaaaaacgattttaattacatcgaccagtaatacaacttaggttgACGTAAAACTAGTCAAGtcaatatgcattattagaggtATTAGTTACTTgacaaatctcgatgaaatttttctaaaaccacatgacaagcatcaactttcggttaaaaaaaaagaatcatcgaaatcggtcaacccagcAAAAAGTAACGAGaaaccattaataaaaaatacagacgaattgagaaccttttccttttttgatgtcggttaaaagAACGCAATTTAATTATGTGTTATGAATGACATTTCAGTCTGGAAGCTCAGTACCATCGGTACAACTGCGCCACGTGCAAGTATATGTGGTAAACCAAGCAACCTGCAGAGCTCGTTATGATGAATTAGGTGGCAGACGAGTCACCGACAACATGATATGTTCCGGCGTCCTCGATGTCGGAGGTCGCGATGGTTGTCAGGGTGACTCCGGTGGTCCCGTCCTCCATAACAATATTGTCGTCGGTATAACCTCTTGGGGAAGAGGATGCGCTCAACCTCGTTACCCTGGTGTCAACGCTCGTGTATCCCGCTACATTTCTTGGATtcaaaataacagttaaatgtAAATATGAGGAAAATAATAACGACGTGCAAAgatgtaaaaatttgtaaacaaGAAAGTTTCTGTTTTGGAATAATTTagctaattatataattttattggacatatgtttttataacaaaatcatgTAAagcaaaagataaaaaaatttaatgtagttacatatttttgatagaattatattaatagtataaaatatgtgtaatatgtgtggttttcattttaaatacacgggatacaattttgtaataatattttagactaGAAGACCTAGGaagcaataaaaatactttaaggataatgatataatataacGACGTATTAGTTTGTCGATTCCGTAATCACGACGGCAATTTGAAcctacacaataataaaatgggacgtcctccggcccgttggaccgacgatctacgtaagattgccggtgtaggctggatgagacttgcggaaaaccaggatgtctggcgcgaacttgaggaggcctatgtctagcagtggactgcaataggctgaaccgactgactgactgattaaTAAGATGGGATAAAATCTGACGGGAAAGGGCACCATGAGAGTATCTAAAGTACATACGTAGGTAATAACACTGGTTTTGatggcattgaaaaatatttcgaGCAACAGCATAGCTATAATTCAGACGAAGCATATgtcatttatacataaaaaagaaatatatatatatatatatatatatatatatatatatatatatatatatatatatatatatatatatatatatttttttttttttctatgtgaTTTAACGTATTGTATGTATACCCTGCTCAAAATGTCAAGCAGCCCCACCGGACCTCAACTTTGCCAAAatctcagctaaataacactCTTCTCAAGTAgagttgtgtttctgtggtgagtaacgtGGCAAGAGCTCCTAGGAAGTGTCGGGGGTAGGGTTAGCAAAGCGCTTGAGATGCTTTTAGTGTTGCGGGCGTCTATGGGCTACGGCATCCGTTTATCATCAGGTGCCCCGTACGCATGTTtccctagtcgtataaaaaaaatagatctcGTAGGTTGAAATctcacttaataaatatttgtaaaaatcatGCAGAGTTTTGGCTAAAAAGACAATAGATTAGTAATTATGtagaagtttttatgaaaaatatttttagcagtttattaattgagttTTAGAATCAATCTCCTACACATAATCGCTATGCAAGACTCAATATATGTTCgctaatttatttgaaaataaacgcTAACGTAGCATAAAATAATTacgcagtaaaaaaaatacgacgCGATGTTATAAACaagtaaatatactttttttttattttttattatttgatcaaaaatacaaaataacacaaaacacaaaacactTATTCATAAGCCTGCCCCGAAACTTATTAAGgtattcattatttatcatCATCGAAATTTTTATCTATCATATCTTGTCAGGATGTTTAGTTTTGCACTTCAGAGTCAGAGTCAGAAATAttcgaaacgaaaaaaaaaaaaaactcatgcCATAAAGATTAAGATATTTCATATACAATACATAAACATGACAAGATTGTGttttgcatacatacatacacgaataaataaaattgaagtgtctgtttgtaatatcaaaataatcgctttttactaaatgcatatggatgtatacacgatatatatacctaaataacattttttacaatttttgtccgtctgtctgtctgtctgtttcggACACGGTTTGTTCcgggtaatctctgaaacaactggatcgattttgacgggattttcactagcagatagctgatgtaatgaggagtaacttcggctacttttattttagaaatttatatattttgtaactctgcgaactgaacaatattttttttttaaattctacgcggacgaagtcgcgggcacatctagttgtacaataaaattataaccacATCCTGTGCTACTTCTACCACCAAAGAGACACCAAGTCGTTTCTGCACATGTTGAAGGTCAGCTGCTTAATATCTGTACAGATTTACCTACCGTCTGCTTTATACAGAATCGCGATTCGGTGCGGTTCTCTAGTCCAACCAACGctaatgaaagaaaataaattgaaaaaaattgaagGACTTGCGCTTTAGTGTGTTTTTTATGTTAGACTGATACGTAAAAAGTTACCGCTATTTTAGGGTCTCGAATTCCCAACGATCATCAGTTTATCGACCTACTCTACCCATTGCCACTTAAGCATCGTGACGTTGTTTTGAGTGTCATAAGAAACGTTATTATAATCTTTATCTTTCTATCTTTTTAAGTACCTAATAATGAGAATCTGTCATTGTTCAACCATTACAAATTTTCTAGGAACATGAAGGTGATTTGTAGCCAATTTATATACTATTAAACTCAAGTGTGTGTTCTTCAcgaagtatgtatatatatatgtattcattTCAAATaggtattcatttatatatatatatatatatatatatatatatatatatatatatatatatatatatatatatatatatatatatatatataaatgaaaacctATTTCCCTTGGTCACGGCATAACCGAaaagattttaatgatttacttcataaacatttttgaatatcatatcaaaaattgaccgctccagcgggattcgaacccacgtcttcgactgaccgtgtgtaccccgctggagcggtcaatttttgatatgatattcaaaaatgtttagaattcctaatgtgtgggtaacacaaaaagaaaATCGTAGATTTACTTcatcttaaaaaaaagtattctggtaacgaaaaaaatctatctctaaatgtatttttatatataagaagttGAAATACTCACAAAATGTCACTACCAATTTGGTGGTCTTTAATTCTAACCTAAAGTTGTtctcatgtacacctgatagcgatcgatactcatagtagggaatatatccaccaaccagcattggagcagcgtggtggatcaagctctgacccttctcttacatggggaaagaggcctatgcccagtagtggtagtgggatattacagactgaagcgataaTTCTAACCTGCCAAAATTTGAACACACTTCTTTCATTTATGCGATCGCCGTAACTTAATATTAATTCGCTAGGTGATGAGTTTTTTTCCTTTGCAATAAGTTTTTTGAGTAAATGGTAAATTTTCACAGGTTTCTCTACACGTGTTGTGTTTATTTCAGTGTTTactaaatctttattttagttGACTAGTAACAAGAAagaaggtatttttttttcttttgtatgaatatattttttttttcttatgtatatacatatatgaaatcTGGTGTACCACCGATTACGCCGAGATTTCTGATCTGATTTACGTGATTCTTATTTTGTTCGATACGAAATAGTTGCCATTTGGTctcataaaaatgttatttaatttgctAATGAGGTAATTcttgtgtgttacctcataccTCGGACATGATGACATAGGTGTGAAGAGCAAATGAGCATTGAGCAACAAGTGCTCATcaattacgaaataaaaaaaaaacgctgtaGTATAGTCAAAACTTGGAAAGGAAAACTTAGACAAACTACCTGAAAAAGGGCACGTAACGTTACAAAAAGCGCTATTTGAAAAGAAAgcgtttaaacaaattatttttttttaacttttaaggaCGTTGAAGAGGACTAtccatatatacataaattgaaTGATGTCTTTTCTTGATTTAAACCTGGAGAAGATTCATCTggatgtttaaattatttgcatTTAGCTCAGATTTTTCTGCACAcacttctaataaaaatatacggttCATTTGTAAACTCTTTCAGAAGTTTtagctgttatttttatttcataaatatttattagattatGTACGTATGTGATATATGACGGTCCtgtaatttagaaataaaaagttatattcaTTTAACAAAACCGTATATCACTTTGTAGGTACTTCGCCTATTTATTTCTAGACATTACTAGCTGAATTGGCAAATTTGtaccataatatttttaaccttgTCTTGACGATAAcgaatctataaaaataaaaattaatgttgcttCCTTtaatttggctaatttattttttcgtatgttcctcaaggcccacggaaggttttaatacttaaaaaaaaaaaaaaaaaaaaaacataaaatttttactattaaattttgatagaacGAAGTTTGTCTGGGCagcttttgtaaaataaaaatgaaaatgtctAATTTTTGTAGACGTTTGGAAGCTATGTGCGTATTACAGTACATTTcggcaattaatttttattttatagaaataaagaaatttagttatctttaataactatataaaataatgcgTCATttcatcatatttaaattaagaatttctTGATTTACAAGTGCTGATGGCTAAAAGTACCATggattatcattttatttaaaataatatcactgtattttaaagtttgatATGCATAAAGCAAAAACCAAATGGTAGCTCATCGCTACAAGTGAGAGATTAAAATTGTTCTCGTaatataagaaagaaaaaaaaaacatttgcgCTTTATTCTCAAGTGTTTTGCAAACATTCTAAAACAGGTATTACTTTTATCAAGGTACTTGTAACTTAATC
Encoded here:
- the LOC123657703 gene encoding trypsin, alkaline B-like; translated protein: MRALIILALGLVVATASTSASRIVGGSVTSIEQYPFAAALLSSSTGLFFGQSCGGTIINNRSVLTAAHCFNFNSQPFQWRIRVGSTNYNSGGVLVTVNMIIRHGSYNSGTGDNDVAIMRIDGAFNFNNNVRAAQIAGYNPADNALVWVIGWGVLSSGSSVPSVQLRHVQVYVVNQATCRARYDELGGRRVTDNMICSGVLDVGGRDGCQGDSGGPVLHNNIVVGITSWGRGCAQPRYPGVNARVSRYISWIQNNS